Proteins encoded within one genomic window of uncultured Draconibacterium sp.:
- a CDS encoding porin family protein yields MKRIFIALGFFLITNFVVAQRFDAGIIAGFNGTQVEGDNLKGYHKAGILAGIFVQTDIAPAIVAGMEIKYSQKGSRRSFDPKQPDIDKYVMRLGYIDIPLFMAFRTNDRSMIIGGIAPGVLVHSKELNSDGEIPEPDRQDFNTFDLQPFLGFQFDFLEHASVDLRFALSVLPCSDKSETNYYFHNGLFNNVISLALYYRLGR; encoded by the coding sequence ATGAAGCGAATATTTATTGCCTTGGGATTTTTTTTGATTACAAATTTTGTTGTTGCCCAGCGTTTTGACGCCGGAATAATTGCAGGATTTAACGGCACACAGGTTGAAGGCGATAATCTGAAAGGCTATCACAAAGCAGGTATTTTAGCCGGTATATTTGTGCAAACCGATATTGCTCCGGCAATTGTGGCCGGAATGGAAATTAAATATTCGCAAAAAGGTTCTCGCAGATCATTCGACCCCAAACAACCCGACATTGACAAATATGTTATGCGCCTTGGTTATATTGATATTCCACTTTTTATGGCATTCAGAACCAATGACCGGAGTATGATAATTGGTGGTATTGCGCCGGGTGTTTTAGTCCACTCGAAAGAATTGAACAGCGATGGCGAAATTCCGGAGCCCGACCGGCAGGATTTTAACACTTTCGATTTGCAGCCCTTTCTTGGATTTCAGTTTGATTTTCTGGAGCATGCATCGGTTGATCTGCGTTTTGCGCTGTCAGTCCTTCCGTGCAGCGACAAATCGGAAACCAATTATTATTTCCACAACGGATTATTTAATAATGTAATTTCGCTGGCGTTGTACTACAGATTGGGGCGGTGA
- a CDS encoding NAD-dependent deacylase — MKKLVVLSGAGMSQESGLKTFRDMGGIWEQYDVTEVATPEAWARDPELVLRFYNERRKQLLEAQPNRGHRGIAELEKWFEVQVVTQNVDNLHERAGSTKVTHLHGELMKARSTIDSYLIYELDKWELKLGDCCEKGSQLRPHIVWFGEAVPEIPNAIGIVQQADILVVIGTSLAVYPAASLVNYVRKGTPIFVIDPSRPEVYHENVTYIEKKAEIGVKVLKEELEKIN, encoded by the coding sequence ATGAAGAAACTTGTAGTTCTTTCGGGAGCCGGCATGAGCCAGGAAAGCGGATTAAAAACGTTTCGCGATATGGGCGGAATTTGGGAGCAATACGACGTGACCGAAGTTGCGACTCCCGAAGCATGGGCGCGCGATCCGGAATTGGTTTTGCGTTTTTACAACGAAAGGCGCAAACAACTCCTTGAAGCACAACCCAACCGCGGACATCGGGGAATTGCCGAGTTGGAGAAATGGTTTGAGGTACAGGTAGTAACTCAAAATGTAGACAATCTACACGAGCGAGCCGGAAGTACAAAAGTTACGCATTTGCATGGCGAGTTGATGAAAGCCCGAAGTACCATCGATTCGTATTTGATTTATGAACTCGACAAGTGGGAACTCAAACTGGGCGATTGCTGTGAAAAAGGAAGCCAGTTGCGCCCACATATTGTTTGGTTTGGTGAGGCTGTTCCCGAAATACCGAATGCAATTGGAATTGTTCAGCAAGCTGATATACTGGTAGTAATTGGTACTTCGCTGGCAGTTTATCCTGCTGCAAGCCTGGTAAACTACGTGCGAAAGGGAACGCCGATTTTTGTTATCGACCCCAGCAGGCCGGAAGTTTACCACGAAAATGTTACATATATCGAAAAAAAAGCTGAAATTGGGGTGAAGGTTTTAAAAGAGGAACTGGAAAAAATAAACTAA